In Sordaria macrospora chromosome 5, complete sequence, a single window of DNA contains:
- a CDS encoding mitochondrial 37S ribosomal protein uS5m, with product MSAARFAARSFLSRRLAAAVPAAAPAASTPAASTCQQQQQSQFHSSAQLEARRRSRFKSVRAVEMGLTSDEKIESFTKKKFADYTEDEKAALAHNYPAEHMEAIEAAEAAIDPKDLTIQGRLRIDPYRMPYIDDFSEIQPIIDRRARPHAPPSHKARFMDVDEFTQDLINWADEIRRGEPTHRMKKLKDFVPEQYQKTPEGQWPKDIRDEAFTNFWAYLKEQKDADAKAAAQATGPTDGDILSYILERSSMTDNNLQANSSLAPALPDKVPGVAGRYRNAIDPADDGLDDKGQYQELKKRTGMTVRQILNLQTKLLVRRRVVNQTRLGKIASASVMVIAGNGDGWLGLGMAKSVEPQIAQEKATLMAIQSMQPIPRYENRTIYGEVTAKVSGTVVRLNSRPPGFGLRVSHRIFEMCRAAGIRDLSAKFLRSRNPMNTVKATYQALLSQPNPEQLAIGRGKKLVDVRKVYYGGSVH from the exons ATGAGTGCGGCACGCTTCGCTGCCCGGAGTTTCCTCTCCCGGCGTCTGGCCGCCGCTGTCCCGGCCGCTGCACCGGCAGCTTCCACTCCGGCTGCGTCGACAtgtcagcaacagcagcagtccCAATTCCACAGCTCCGCCCAGCTCGAGGCCCGGAGGCGATCGCGCTTCAAGAGTGTCCGCGCCGTCGAGATGGGCCTGACCTCGGATGAGAAGATCGAGAGTttcaccaagaagaagttcGCCGACTACACGGAAGACGAGAAGGCCGCCCTCGCCCACAACTACCCTGCCGAACACATGGAGGCCAtcgaggccgccgaggccgccatCGACCCCAAGGACCTGACGATACAAGGTCGCCTGCGCATCGACCCGTACCGCATGCCCTACATCGACGACTTTAGCGAGATACAACCCATCATCGACAGGCGCGCCCGCCCCCACGCGCCCCCCAGCCACAAGGCGCGCTTCATGGACGTCGACGAGTTCACCCAGGACCTGATCAACTGGGCCGACGAGATCCGCCGCGGCGAGCCGACGCACcggatgaagaagctgaaggacTTCGTACCGGAGCAGTACCAGAAGACGCCTGAGGGGCAGTGGCCAAAGGACATCCGGGATGAAGCCTTTACCAACTTCTGGGCCTACctcaaggagcagaaggatgccgacgccaaggccgccgcccaGGCGACCGGTCCTACCGACGGCGACATTCTCTCGTACATTCTTGAGCGCTCGTCCATGACCGACAACAACCTGCAGGCCAACTCGTCGCTGGCGCCCGCCCTTCCCGATAAGGTCCCCGGCGTGGCAGGCAGGTACAGGAACGCGATCGACCCGGCCGACGACGGTCTCGATGACAAGGGTCAGTACCAGGAGCTGAAGAAGCGGACGGGCATGACGGTCCGTCAGATTCTCAATCTCCAGACTAAATTGCTGGTCCGACGTCGTGTCGTGAACCAGACCCGTCTGGGCAAGATTGCCAGTGCCTCAGTCATGGTTATTGCCGGAAACGGCGACGGCTGGCTCGGTCTCGGTATGGCCAAGTCGGTCGAACCTCAAATCGCTCAGGAAAAGGCCACCCTGATGGCTATCCAGAGCATGCAGCCCATCCCCCGCTACGAGAACAGGACCATCTATGGCGAGGTCACCGCCAAGGTTTCTGGCACCGTTGTGCGCCTGAACTCGCGTCCTCCTG gATTCGGTCTCCGCGTCTCCCATCGTATCTTCGAAATGTGCCGCGCCGCCGGCATCCGCGACCTCAGCGCAAAGTTCCTGCGGTCGCGCAACCCCATGAATACAGTAAAGGCCACTTACCAGGCCCTTCTCAGCCAGCCCAACCCCGAACAGCTCGCCATCGGTAGGGGCAAGAAGCTCGTCGACGTTCGCAAGGTTTACTATGGCGGGTCTGTACACTAA